One segment of Panicum virgatum strain AP13 chromosome 3K, P.virgatum_v5, whole genome shotgun sequence DNA contains the following:
- the LOC120699128 gene encoding WRKY transcription factor 55-like has protein sequence MRGKSKSRTFFVNRRRESGERMTMMVPVQRTGNTDLPPDDGYTWRKYGQKDILGSRYPRSYYRCTHKNYYGCEAKKKVQRLDDDPFMYEVTYCGNHTCLTSTTPLLTLPAPTATAVSTAAASMLTNSPTGSSAAILAGQDLVMAPAAEHPTPALSTAIQLGISWMPSTRIGPGAGEGSSRAQMDLPAASGTRDTEFLVMDLADAMFNSGSSGGSSMDGIFPAHHHDQRDS, from the exons ATGCGTGGGAAGAGTAAATCAAGAACATTTTTTGTTAATCGCAGGAGGGAGAGCGGGGAGAGGATGACGATGATGGTACCGGTGCAGCGGACGGGCAACACGGATCTGCCACCGGACGACGGCTACACATGGCGCAAGTACGGCCAGAAGGATATCCTTGGCTCCAGATATCCAAG GAGCTACTACAGGTGCACCCACAAGAACTACTACGGTTGCGAGGCCAAGAAGAAGGTGCAGCGCCTGGACGACGACCCGTTCATGTACGAGGTCACCTACTGCGGCAACCACACCTGCCTCACCTCCACGACTCCGCTCCTCACCCTCCCAGCCCCCACCGCCACTGCCgtctcgaccgccgccgccagcatgCTAACCAACTCCCCGACCGGCTCATCGGCAGCGATTCTCGCTGGCCAGGACCTCGTCATGGCGCCCGCCGCTGAGCATCCGACGCCGGCGCTGTCGACGGCCATCCAGCTCGGCATCAGCTGGATGCCGTCGACACGCATTGGCCCCGGTGCCGGCGAGGGGAGCAGCAGGGCGCAGATGGACTTGCCGGCCGCCTCAGGGACTAGGGACACGGAGTTCCTGGTGATGGACCTCGCCGACGCCATGTTCAACTCCGGCAGCAGCGGAGGGAGCAGCATGGACGGCATCTTCCCTGCTCATCATCACGATCAACGTGATAGCTAG
- the LOC120700890 gene encoding uncharacterized protein LOC120700890 yields the protein MHVLAAHLGPPLALFGGSLEHRDSSSITREPVVVGRRAMDDAVLQIEDAFGLARELMAELHATQQNDPAYLAGCCQRIAQAYLAASRMLGPHPPHGADDLSPRALPPHHPFGDGSGSSHGHLQQLELLRPFLSGGGAPSSAPFQQQHLGRLLEPSPFNTSTTSPDMFGAGTSGGPVRRQASSSRSSPPVQPRQHRRRYVRHAPALAPPPWAWAYVRVLAPVR from the coding sequence ATGCACGTCCTTGCAGCCCACCTAGGCCCTCCACTCGCGCTGTTTGGGGGTAGTCTCGAGCATCGGGATAgcagtagcatcacaagggagccgGTAGTCGTTGGACGGCGGGCCATGGACGACGCGGTGTTGCAGATCGAAGACGCGTTCGGGCTCGCCCGGGAGCTCATGGCCGAGCTCCATGCGACCCAGCAGAACGACCCGGCGTACCTCGCCGGGTGCTGCCAGCGCATTGCCCAAGCCTACCTCGCGGCCAGCCGGATGCTGGGGCCTCACCCGCCGCACGGCGCGGACGACTTGTCCCCGCGGGCACTGCCGCCGCATCATCCCTTCGGCGATGGCAGTGGAAGCAGCCACGGCCACCTCCAGCAGCTGGAGCTCCTCCGCCCGTTCctcagtggcggcggcgcgccttcttcagcgccgttccagcagcagcacctcGGGCGCTTGCTGGAGCCATCGCCGTTCAACACTAGTACTACTTCCCCCGACATGTTCGGCGCGGGCACGTCGGGCGGCCCGGTGAGGCGGCAGGCGTCGTCGTcgcggtcgtcgccgccggtCCAGCCGCGGCAGCACAGGAGGAGGTACGTACGTCATGCACCTGCGCTTGCGCCACCGCCTTGGGCTTGGGCGTACGTTAGGGTCCTTGCCCCTGTTCGTTAA